The following coding sequences are from one Candidatus Bathyarchaeota archaeon window:
- a CDS encoding DUF47 family protein, whose product MVFPVETEERVKRRALTVCRDHLRKVTEVSRKVSQMVDCFVKEDKKSARILFTEIKKSREEVDGARRMVSRELAEIGAILMSREDFLRFTNLTSEIADFSEGIGFRLLEIMERGWKVPLKVKKGLMKLSDGVFETVSKLRETAMTLSYGSTKTLEKAREVEIAEHVVDDLYRELELEIINSQAEIPVLILLRDVTRLLEDAADKAEDASDVARILSFTI is encoded by the coding sequence GTGGTTTTTCCGGTGGAAACAGAAGAACGAGTGAAACGAAGAGCTCTCACCGTTTGCCGAGATCATTTAAGAAAGGTAACGGAAGTTTCTCGTAAGGTTTCACAGATGGTTGATTGCTTTGTAAAGGAAGACAAAAAGTCGGCTCGAATCTTGTTCACAGAGATCAAGAAGTCGAGGGAGGAGGTAGACGGAGCAAGGCGTATGGTTTCACGAGAGCTTGCTGAGATAGGGGCCATTCTGATGAGTCGAGAAGATTTTCTTCGCTTCACCAACCTGACAAGTGAAATCGCAGACTTTTCTGAGGGCATTGGGTTTCGACTGTTGGAGATCATGGAGAGAGGGTGGAAGGTGCCTCTAAAAGTTAAGAAGGGGTTGATGAAGCTTTCGGATGGAGTGTTTGAAACCGTCTCAAAGCTTCGGGAAACCGCCATGACGCTGAGCTACGGTTCGACGAAGACTCTTGAGAAAGCTAGGGAAGTTGAGATTGCTGAACATGTCGTTGACGATCTTTATCGAGAGCTTGAGTTAGAAATCATCAACAGTCAAGCTGAAATTCCTGTGCTAATTCTTTTAAGAGACGTAACTCGGCTTCTAGAAGACGCGGCGGACAAGGCTGAAGACGCTTCTGATGTTGCTCGCATTTTGTCTTTCACCATCTAG